In one Sphingomonas sanguinis genomic region, the following are encoded:
- a CDS encoding SUF system Fe-S cluster assembly protein, whose translation MSDYKIEEVESVAQPPKARVQDVVEAPAERQRDYLSGFLSQKPTADDPTQPGGALYDGIIDALKDIFDPEIPVNIYDLGLIYGVEVTEGGHAVVTMTLTTPHCPVAESMPGEVELRVSAVPGIATADVNLVWDPPWDPQKMSDDAKLELGML comes from the coding sequence ATGAGCGATTACAAGATCGAAGAGGTCGAGAGCGTGGCGCAGCCGCCCAAGGCGCGCGTGCAGGACGTGGTGGAAGCGCCCGCAGAGCGTCAGCGCGACTATCTGTCGGGCTTCCTCTCGCAAAAGCCGACCGCCGACGATCCGACCCAGCCGGGCGGGGCGCTGTATGACGGCATCATCGACGCGCTGAAGGATATTTTCGACCCCGAGATTCCGGTCAATATCTATGACCTGGGACTGATCTACGGCGTCGAAGTGACCGAGGGCGGCCATGCCGTCGTCACCATGACGCTGACCACGCCGCACTGCCCGGTCGCCGAGTCGATGCCGGGCGAGGTCGAACTGCGCGTCTCGGCGGTGCCGGGGATCGCGACGGCGGACGTCAACCTGGTCTGGGACCCGCCATGGGACCCGCAGAAGATGTCGGACGACGCCAAGCTCGAACTGGGGATGCTCTGA
- the gspK gene encoding type II secretion system minor pseudopilin GspK: MPPAGERGAALLTVLILVAVIAVLAATALEKLRLSTRLGGNALAIEQARGYAYAAEALAIIRIGDLLERAQGKVSLLGGWSDRPFALPLGDVAGGGRAVARVTDGGNCFNLNGLAQSLPGQPGVLIGNAVEVAHFAKLMRLLGVPGQVAEQVATATSDWIDSDPNPQGGGAEDPVYLARDPPYRTGGAMMADVSELRMVNGVTPELYAQLRPWLCTLPEAKPTTVNINTLAPEQAPLVAMAQVDTISPGAIAQALLRRPPQGYADAGAFWAQIPGASGGGGVAVTTRWFNLRIDVSLGSVGVQERALVDATRQPPRLVARIWGEE, from the coding sequence TCTGGTCGCCGTCATCGCGGTGCTCGCCGCGACCGCGCTGGAAAAGCTGCGCCTGTCGACGCGGCTGGGCGGCAATGCGTTGGCGATCGAGCAGGCGCGCGGCTACGCCTATGCCGCCGAGGCGCTGGCGATCATCCGCATCGGCGATCTGCTGGAGCGCGCCCAAGGCAAGGTCTCGCTGCTCGGTGGGTGGAGCGACCGACCCTTCGCGCTGCCGCTGGGCGATGTCGCGGGCGGGGGCCGCGCGGTGGCGCGGGTGACGGACGGCGGCAACTGCTTCAATCTTAACGGCCTGGCGCAAAGCCTGCCGGGCCAGCCGGGCGTGCTGATCGGCAATGCGGTCGAGGTCGCGCATTTCGCCAAGCTGATGCGGCTGCTGGGCGTTCCCGGCCAGGTCGCCGAGCAGGTCGCGACCGCGACCTCCGACTGGATCGACAGCGACCCAAATCCGCAGGGCGGCGGTGCGGAGGACCCGGTCTATCTGGCGCGCGATCCGCCCTATCGGACCGGCGGCGCGATGATGGCGGATGTCAGCGAGTTGCGCATGGTGAACGGCGTCACGCCCGAACTCTATGCCCAGCTTCGCCCCTGGCTCTGCACCCTGCCCGAGGCCAAGCCGACGACCGTCAACATCAACACGCTGGCGCCCGAGCAGGCGCCTTTGGTCGCGATGGCGCAGGTCGATACGATTTCGCCCGGCGCGATTGCGCAGGCCCTTTTGCGCCGCCCGCCGCAAGGCTATGCCGATGCGGGCGCCTTCTGGGCGCAGATACCGGGGGCGAGCGGGGGCGGTGGCGTGGCGGTGACGACACGCTGGTTCAACCTGCGCATTGATGTCAGCCTGGGCAGTGTCGGGGTGCAGGAGCGCGCGCTGGTCGATGCCACGCGCCAGCCGCCGCGCCTCGTCGCGCGGATTTGGGGGGAAGAGTGA
- a CDS encoding HesB/IscA family protein produces MATTLRARPAALNLTPSAEARVAELMARAPEGAIGVKLSTPRRGCSGLAYSVDYVTEAKAFDEKIDTPGGTLFVDGGSILYLIGSTMDWVEDDFTAGFVFQNPNAKGACGCGESFTV; encoded by the coding sequence ATGGCAACCACCTTGCGTGCCCGTCCCGCCGCGTTGAACCTGACGCCCTCCGCCGAGGCGCGTGTCGCCGAATTGATGGCGCGCGCGCCGGAAGGCGCCATCGGGGTGAAGCTGTCGACGCCGCGCCGGGGGTGTTCGGGACTGGCCTATTCGGTCGATTATGTCACCGAGGCCAAGGCGTTCGACGAGAAGATCGACACGCCGGGCGGCACGCTGTTCGTGGATGGCGGGTCGATCCTGTACCTGATCGGATCGACCATGGATTGGGTCGAGGACGACTTCACCGCAGGGTTCGTGTTCCAGAATCCGAACGCCAAGGGCGCTTGCGGGTGTGGGGAGAGCTTTACGGTTTGA
- a CDS encoding Glu/Leu/Phe/Val dehydrogenase family protein has protein sequence MTNWGFPDFDAHEGVHLFTDPASGLQAVIAVHSTHLGPAAGGARFWNYGTPALAITDALRLSRGMSYKNAMAGLALGGGKGVVLAAKPGDVITTAQLEAFGRAVESLGGRYVTAEDVGMSEERMKVIATQTRYVSGLPVASGAAGGDPGPYTAHGVYLGVKAAAKRGLGATDMKGVRVAIQGVGSVGGGLAKLLAKDGAVLTIADVNQARAEQMAAELGANVASADEILFADVDLVSPNALGAVLNADSIQRLKAKVVAGGANNQLATREDGARVAEAEILYAPDYVINAGGIINVGLEYLGQGDEAEVMARIAKIPERLEQVWQRSAETGHPASDVADEIAQGLIGR, from the coding sequence ATGACGAACTGGGGCTTTCCCGATTTCGACGCGCATGAAGGCGTGCACCTGTTCACCGATCCCGCTTCGGGTCTGCAGGCGGTCATCGCCGTGCACTCGACGCATCTCGGCCCGGCGGCGGGCGGTGCGCGTTTCTGGAATTACGGCACGCCCGCGCTGGCGATCACCGACGCGCTGCGCCTGTCGCGCGGCATGAGCTACAAGAACGCGATGGCGGGCTTGGCGCTGGGCGGCGGCAAGGGCGTGGTCCTGGCGGCGAAGCCCGGCGACGTCATCACGACGGCGCAGCTCGAAGCATTCGGCCGCGCGGTCGAGTCGCTCGGCGGTCGGTACGTGACGGCCGAAGACGTTGGCATGTCCGAGGAACGCATGAAGGTCATCGCGACCCAGACGCGCTATGTTTCCGGCCTGCCGGTGGCGAGCGGTGCGGCGGGCGGAGATCCCGGCCCCTACACCGCGCACGGCGTCTATCTGGGTGTGAAGGCCGCCGCCAAGCGCGGGCTGGGCGCGACCGACATGAAGGGCGTGCGGGTTGCGATCCAGGGCGTCGGCTCGGTCGGCGGCGGTCTCGCTAAGCTGCTGGCGAAGGACGGTGCGGTGCTGACCATCGCCGACGTCAACCAGGCGCGCGCCGAACAGATGGCGGCGGAACTGGGCGCCAACGTCGCCTCGGCCGACGAGATCCTGTTCGCCGATGTCGATCTGGTCAGCCCCAATGCGCTGGGCGCGGTGCTGAACGCCGATTCGATCCAGCGGCTGAAGGCCAAGGTCGTCGCGGGCGGCGCCAACAACCAGCTGGCGACCCGCGAAGACGGCGCGCGCGTGGCGGAGGCGGAAATCCTCTATGCGCCCGATTACGTCATCAATGCGGGCGGCATCATCAATGTCGGGCTGGAATATCTGGGGCAGGGCGACGAGGCCGAGGTCATGGCGCGCATCGCCAAGATTCCCGAGCGTCTGGAGCAGGTGTGGCAGCGCTCGGCCGAGACCGGCCATCCGGCCTCGGACGTCGCGGACGAAATCGCGCAAGGCCTGATCGGGCGGTAA
- the gspL gene encoding type II secretion system protein GspL: MSATNLLFLPPGEGGDYRWMRIEDARVAAAGEGLPQGDGEVIAVAPADAVSLHWADIPARSTAQAAAAARLLAAEVSAAPMDELHVAVGEDEGGARAIGIVNRGAMAGWLARLGAAGVDPVAVVPAPLLLPRPDEGYVRGDLAGQGVVRGRASGFADEPGFTEIVAGEEPLADLDADGIEAALGAAAVSPALDLRQGVFARRRGFVIDWRLVRRLAWLGLAIIVATLAIDFVRWTKYSFAADATEAKIEQVARTALPRGETLVDADRQLTERLSAVRGPGQGFSRTAAAVFAAVRSVPGTELTALDFQPSGDIRLGVAVDREALATDLKRAIEAEGFTVQPSTFVAAGGRITGEFTVRAR, from the coding sequence ATGAGTGCGACCAACCTCCTGTTCCTGCCGCCGGGCGAGGGTGGCGATTATCGCTGGATGCGGATCGAGGATGCGCGCGTCGCCGCCGCCGGAGAGGGCCTGCCGCAGGGCGATGGCGAGGTGATCGCGGTCGCGCCCGCCGATGCGGTCTCGCTCCACTGGGCCGATATCCCCGCCCGCTCGACGGCGCAGGCCGCCGCCGCCGCGCGTCTGCTGGCGGCCGAGGTGAGTGCCGCGCCGATGGACGAACTCCATGTCGCGGTCGGTGAGGACGAGGGTGGCGCGCGCGCCATCGGCATCGTCAATCGCGGCGCGATGGCGGGCTGGCTGGCGCGGCTGGGCGCGGCGGGGGTCGACCCCGTTGCCGTCGTGCCCGCCCCTCTGCTGCTGCCGCGCCCCGACGAAGGCTATGTGCGCGGCGACCTGGCCGGGCAGGGGGTGGTGCGCGGCCGCGCCTCGGGCTTTGCCGATGAGCCGGGCTTTACCGAGATCGTTGCGGGCGAGGAACCGCTCGCCGATCTCGACGCCGATGGGATCGAGGCGGCTTTGGGCGCGGCGGCGGTGAGCCCCGCGCTCGACCTGCGGCAGGGCGTGTTCGCGCGGCGGCGCGGCTTCGTCATCGACTGGCGGCTGGTGCGACGGCTCGCTTGGCTGGGCCTCGCCATCATCGTCGCCACGCTGGCGATCGATTTCGTGCGCTGGACCAAATACAGCTTCGCCGCCGATGCGACCGAGGCGAAGATCGAGCAGGTCGCCCGCACCGCCCTGCCGCGTGGCGAGACGCTGGTCGATGCCGACCGCCAGCTGACCGAGCGGCTGTCGGCCGTGCGCGGGCCGGGCCAGGGGTTCAGCCGGACGGCGGCGGCGGTATTCGCGGCGGTGCGCAGCGTGCCCGGCACCGAGCTGACCGCGCTCGATTTCCAGCCGAGCGGCGACATAAGGCTGGGCGTCGCGGTCGACCGCGAGGCGCTGGCTACCGATCTGAAACGCGCGATCGAGGCGGAGGGCTTTACCGTCCAGCCCAGCACCTTCGTTGCGGCGGGTGGTCGGATCACGGGAGAATTCACGGTGCGCGCACGATGA
- a CDS encoding SufB/SufD family protein has translation MSVIELPSTREEAWRWADIDALRRAAESERAAPVAGADRFLDLGGARLLFVDGVLDESASDLGPVQLTQIDASDHPLGRQALGRGWSLRLDRDAVAEPVQIVHVASGAANHLPAEIVLAEDAAAQVYETYVGRGWTNRLTRVKLAASARLMRGVRLLQDDGFVSLREEAELGEGASLTATFLAAGTMGVRIDGGITQTGDGAYAEFGGALLTKGELKQECAVALRHAALNGQSHQLWRAVAADRSQASLAARVEVARDAQKTDGEQSLRGLLLQRTATVNLKPELEIFADDVKCAHGATVGELDAKALFYMQSRGIPKPRAQALLTRAFVADAIDRIGNEVVREAFAADADAWLEAAL, from the coding sequence GTGAGCGTAATCGAACTCCCCTCGACCCGAGAAGAGGCGTGGCGCTGGGCCGATATCGACGCGCTGCGTCGAGCTGCGGAGAGCGAGCGGGCAGCGCCGGTCGCGGGGGCGGATCGCTTCCTCGACTTGGGCGGCGCGCGGTTGCTGTTCGTCGACGGCGTGCTGGATGAGAGCGCCAGCGATCTCGGCCCGGTGCAACTGACCCAGATCGACGCGAGCGACCATCCGCTCGGGCGTCAGGCGCTGGGGCGCGGCTGGTCGTTGCGGCTGGATCGCGATGCGGTCGCCGAGCCCGTGCAGATAGTCCATGTTGCCAGCGGCGCGGCCAATCACCTGCCCGCCGAGATCGTGCTGGCCGAGGATGCGGCGGCGCAGGTCTATGAGACCTATGTCGGGCGTGGCTGGACCAACCGGCTGACGCGGGTGAAGCTGGCGGCGTCGGCGCGGCTGATGCGTGGCGTTCGCTTGTTGCAGGACGACGGCTTCGTGTCGTTGCGTGAGGAAGCGGAACTGGGCGAGGGCGCGAGCCTGACGGCGACCTTCCTGGCGGCAGGGACGATGGGCGTGCGGATCGATGGTGGCATCACCCAGACTGGCGATGGCGCCTATGCCGAGTTCGGCGGCGCGCTGCTGACCAAGGGTGAGTTGAAGCAGGAGTGCGCCGTGGCCCTGCGCCATGCCGCGCTGAACGGCCAGAGCCATCAGCTATGGCGCGCGGTCGCCGCCGATCGCAGCCAGGCGAGCCTCGCCGCACGGGTCGAAGTGGCGCGCGATGCGCAGAAGACCGATGGCGAGCAGAGCTTGCGCGGCCTGCTGCTCCAGCGGACGGCGACGGTGAATTTGAAGCCCGAGCTGGAAATCTTTGCCGACGACGTGAAGTGCGCACATGGTGCGACCGTGGGCGAACTCGATGCCAAGGCGCTGTTCTATATGCAGAGCCGGGGCATTCCGAAGCCGCGTGCACAGGCGCTGCTGACCCGCGCCTTCGTGGCGGACGCGATCGACCGGATCGGCAACGAGGTGGTGCGCGAAGCCTTTGCGGCGGATGCGGATGCGTGGCTAGAGGCGGCGCTTTGA
- a CDS encoding type II secretion system protein N, whose translation MTTRPSVLFAAMLVVALIVFLPMRLALGMTGLADEGLSARRVGGTIWGGSLIEARFGAVALGDLRVSLSPLALLVGRAKLAFEGAGADGRPIAGSATISRHAMGIDGVTASLPAATLFAPLPVTTLALEDVTVRFRDGVCEEAAGRVRATVVGEAGGLPLPPMMMGTARCEAGALLLPMTGQGGTEGVNLRIRPDGRYTADLVLTPGDPAAAARLEQLGFVAGTGGGYRLSAQGRF comes from the coding sequence ATGACCACGCGGCCTTCGGTGCTGTTTGCGGCGATGCTGGTCGTGGCGCTGATCGTCTTTTTGCCGATGCGCCTCGCCCTGGGCATGACCGGGCTAGCGGACGAAGGGCTGAGCGCGCGCCGGGTCGGCGGCACCATCTGGGGCGGTAGCCTGATCGAGGCGCGGTTCGGCGCGGTGGCGCTGGGCGATCTGCGCGTGTCGCTGTCGCCGCTGGCGTTGCTGGTCGGCCGGGCGAAGCTGGCGTTCGAGGGGGCCGGGGCCGATGGCCGCCCGATCGCCGGGTCCGCGACGATCAGCCGCCATGCGATGGGCATCGACGGCGTCACCGCCAGCCTGCCCGCCGCGACTCTGTTCGCGCCCTTGCCGGTGACGACGCTGGCGCTGGAGGATGTGACCGTCCGCTTCCGCGATGGCGTGTGCGAGGAAGCGGCGGGTCGCGTTCGTGCGACCGTGGTGGGCGAGGCGGGCGGCCTGCCGCTGCCTCCAATGATGATGGGCACCGCGCGGTGCGAGGCGGGCGCGCTGCTCTTGCCGATGACGGGGCAGGGGGGCACCGAGGGCGTGAACCTGCGCATCCGGCCCGATGGCCGCTACACCGCCGACCTGGTCCTGACGCCGGGCGATCCGGCGGCGGCGGCACGGCTGGAGCAGCTTGGCTTCGTCGCGGGGACGGGGGGCGGATACCGACTTTCGGCACAGGGAAGATTCTGA
- a CDS encoding cysteine desulfurase: protein MTSAAPLDRVADFPAIPDGWAYLDTAATAQKPQAVIDAITRAYDTSYATVHRGVYQRSADMTVAYEKVREATARFIGAGSANEIVFTRGATEGINLVAQCWAATNLKAGDRILLSMLEHHSNIVPWQMVAERLGVAIDVLPLTADHRIDLSAMERLLTPAHKLVSLGHVSNVLGSVLDGRRAADLAHGVGAKILLDGCQAVPRIAVDVKALDCDFYVFSGHKLYGPTGIGVFWARPELLEAMPPYQGGGSMIDRVSFEKTTYAPPPGRFEAGTPHIVGALGLHAAIDYVSAIGLDAIHAHEAALVAQAREGLSAINSVRLLGPEDSAGIVSFAVEGVHPHDIGTILDESRVAIRAGHHCAQPLMEALGLTATARASFGVYNGPDDVAALVDGVRRVTRIFG, encoded by the coding sequence TTGACGAGCGCCGCGCCTCTCGACCGGGTGGCGGATTTTCCGGCGATCCCGGACGGCTGGGCCTATCTCGACACCGCCGCGACCGCGCAGAAGCCGCAAGCCGTGATCGACGCGATCACCCGCGCCTATGACACCAGCTATGCCACCGTGCATCGCGGCGTCTATCAGCGCTCGGCGGACATGACGGTCGCGTATGAGAAGGTGCGCGAGGCGACGGCGCGGTTCATCGGGGCCGGCTCGGCGAACGAGATCGTCTTCACGCGCGGCGCGACCGAGGGGATCAACCTGGTCGCGCAGTGCTGGGCCGCGACCAACCTCAAGGCGGGCGACCGCATCCTGTTGTCGATGCTGGAGCATCACTCCAACATCGTGCCGTGGCAGATGGTCGCCGAGCGGCTGGGCGTCGCGATCGACGTGCTGCCGTTGACGGCGGACCACCGCATCGACCTGAGCGCGATGGAACGGTTGCTGACGCCCGCGCACAAGCTGGTATCGCTGGGCCATGTGTCGAACGTGCTGGGTTCAGTGCTCGACGGACGCCGCGCGGCCGATCTGGCGCATGGCGTGGGCGCGAAGATCCTGCTCGACGGGTGCCAGGCGGTGCCGCGCATCGCGGTGGACGTGAAGGCACTCGATTGCGACTTCTACGTCTTTTCCGGCCACAAGCTCTACGGCCCGACCGGCATCGGCGTGTTTTGGGCGCGGCCTGAGTTGTTGGAGGCGATGCCCCCCTATCAGGGTGGCGGGTCGATGATCGACCGGGTGAGCTTCGAGAAGACGACCTATGCCCCGCCGCCCGGCCGGTTCGAGGCGGGGACGCCGCATATCGTCGGCGCGCTCGGGCTTCATGCCGCGATCGACTATGTATCAGCGATCGGGCTGGACGCGATCCACGCGCACGAGGCGGCGCTGGTCGCGCAGGCGCGCGAGGGGCTGTCGGCCATTAACTCGGTACGGTTGCTGGGGCCTGAGGACTCGGCGGGAATCGTGAGTTTCGCGGTCGAGGGGGTTCATCCCCATGATATCGGCACCATATTGGACGAGAGCCGGGTGGCGATCCGCGCAGGCCATCACTGCGCCCAACCGCTGATGGAGGCGCTCGGCCTGACCGCTACCGCGCGGGCGAGTTTCGGCGTGTATAACGGACCCGACGACGTCGCGGCGCTGGTGGATGGCGTCCGGCGGGTCACGAGGATTTTCGGATGA
- the sufC gene encoding Fe-S cluster assembly ATPase SufC, translated as MLKIENLHAEIDGKPILKGLTLEVNAGEVHAIMGPNGAGKSTLGYVLGGRPGYEVTEGSVTFDGVDLLELEPNERAAAGLFLGFQYPVEIPGVSNVQFLRESLNAQRGQRDEKPLSGGEFLKLARAQADGLGLNQDMLKRPVNVGFSGGEKKRNEMVQMGILNPKFAILDETDSGLDIDALRIVGDGINRIMRAPDKAVLLITHYQRLLDYVQPDRVHVLADGRIVRSGGPELALELEREGYAGVEA; from the coding sequence ATGCTGAAAATTGAAAACCTCCACGCCGAGATTGACGGCAAGCCGATCCTCAAGGGCCTGACCCTCGAAGTGAATGCGGGCGAAGTCCATGCGATCATGGGGCCGAACGGCGCGGGCAAGTCGACGCTGGGCTATGTGCTGGGCGGGCGTCCGGGGTACGAAGTCACCGAGGGGTCGGTGACGTTCGACGGCGTCGACCTGCTCGAGCTGGAGCCGAACGAGCGCGCCGCCGCCGGCTTGTTCCTGGGCTTCCAGTATCCGGTCGAGATCCCCGGCGTGTCCAACGTCCAGTTCCTGCGCGAGAGCCTGAACGCCCAGCGCGGGCAGCGTGACGAAAAGCCGCTGTCGGGCGGCGAATTCCTGAAGCTGGCGCGCGCGCAGGCGGATGGGCTGGGGCTGAACCAGGATATGCTCAAGCGCCCGGTCAATGTAGGCTTCTCGGGCGGCGAGAAGAAGCGCAATGAGATGGTCCAGATGGGCATCCTGAACCCCAAATTCGCGATTCTGGACGAGACCGACTCCGGCCTCGACATCGACGCACTGCGCATCGTCGGCGACGGGATCAACCGGATCATGCGGGCGCCCGACAAGGCGGTGCTGCTGATCACCCATTATCAGCGGCTGCTCGACTATGTGCAGCCCGACCGGGTGCATGTGCTGGCCGATGGCCGCATCGTGCGTTCGGGCGGCCCCGAACTCGCGCTCGAACTGGAGCGCGAGGGCTATGCGGGCGTCGAGGCGTGA
- the gspM gene encoding type II secretion system protein GspM, with amino-acid sequence MKALKLWFDGRSLREKRLLLVMGALLVVTIIWGGILRPLDDGLSSARERHADAVIRLGEAQTIAAELNQRRRRPPALSGTLADTVRLSAEQAGFTLSALTEDGPGRVRAQIASARPTALTPWLARLERGGVLVEQATLTDNGDRTVGVALLFRTRVS; translated from the coding sequence ATGAAGGCGCTGAAACTCTGGTTCGATGGCCGCAGCCTTCGCGAGAAGCGGCTGCTGCTGGTCATGGGCGCGCTGCTGGTCGTGACGATCATCTGGGGCGGCATCCTGCGGCCGCTGGACGACGGCCTGTCGAGCGCCCGCGAACGCCATGCCGATGCGGTGATCCGGCTGGGCGAGGCGCAGACGATCGCCGCCGAGCTGAACCAGCGCCGTCGCCGTCCGCCGGCCCTGTCGGGGACGCTCGCCGATACGGTGCGGCTGTCGGCCGAGCAGGCGGGCTTCACCCTGTCCGCGCTGACCGAGGACGGTCCCGGCCGGGTGCGCGCGCAGATCGCTTCGGCCCGCCCGACCGCGCTGACGCCGTGGCTGGCGCGGCTGGAGCGCGGCGGGGTGCTGGTCGAGCAGGCGACGCTGACTGACAATGGCGACCGGACGGTGGGCGTCGCGCTTCTCTTCCGGACACGGGTGTCCTGA
- a CDS encoding SUF system Fe-S cluster assembly regulator, which yields MRLSSLADYAVVMMTAAAREGAGGRSNATLLAGQTGVPLPTAQKLVSRLAGAGLIESTRGTGGGIRLARDADTISLADIVEAVDGPIALTACVDGAAHDCGLEMQCRVRPHWHVVNQAVRAAFSGVTLATLAADPVESQVMDASPRPGVFA from the coding sequence ATGCGCCTTTCCAGCCTAGCCGATTATGCGGTCGTGATGATGACCGCCGCCGCGCGCGAAGGCGCCGGTGGGCGGAGCAACGCGACCCTGTTGGCCGGGCAGACAGGCGTGCCGCTTCCCACCGCGCAGAAGCTGGTCAGCCGTCTGGCGGGCGCGGGCCTGATCGAGAGTACGCGCGGCACCGGCGGCGGCATTCGTCTGGCGCGCGACGCGGACACGATCAGCCTGGCCGACATCGTCGAGGCGGTGGACGGCCCGATCGCGCTGACCGCCTGCGTCGATGGCGCTGCGCACGATTGCGGCCTGGAAATGCAATGTCGTGTCCGGCCGCATTGGCATGTCGTCAATCAGGCGGTACGCGCCGCCTTTTCCGGGGTGACGCTCGCGACGCTCGCCGCCGATCCTGTTGAATCGCAAGTGATGGACGCGTCCCCGCGTCCGGGGGTATTCGCCTGA
- the sufB gene encoding Fe-S cluster assembly protein SufB, whose translation MATKNAEALAAANKKYEWGFATEIEQDFAPKGLSEDTVRYISAKKGEPEWMLDWRLKAFRLWQTLETPDWAKLNIPPIDYQDAYYYAEPKQKKTIASLDELDPEIRRTYEKLGIPIAEQEVLAGVEGARKVAVDAVFDSVSVATTFRKELEAAGVIFRSISEAIKEYPDLVRKWLGKVVPQRDNYFATLNSAVFSDGTFVYIPEGVRCPMELSTYFRINAENTGQFERTLIVADKGAYVSYLEGCTAPMRDENQLHAAVVELVALDDAEIKYSTVQNWYPGDENGVGGIYNFVTKRALCQGKNSKVSWTQVETGSAVTWKYPSCVLAGDGSVGEFYSVAVTNNRQQADTGTKMIHLGKNTRSTIVSKGISAGRSDNTYRGLVRVAATAENVRNFTQCDSLLLGDQCGAHTVPYIEVKNPSAQIEHEATTSKISEDQLFYAMSRGLDQEAAVALIVNGFAREVLQQLPMEFAVEAQKLLGISLEGSVG comes from the coding sequence ATGGCCACGAAGAATGCAGAGGCGCTCGCCGCCGCCAACAAGAAATATGAGTGGGGCTTCGCCACCGAGATCGAGCAGGACTTCGCGCCCAAGGGGCTGAGCGAGGATACGGTCCGCTATATCTCGGCCAAGAAGGGCGAGCCGGAATGGATGCTCGACTGGCGGCTGAAGGCGTTTCGTCTGTGGCAGACGCTGGAGACGCCCGACTGGGCCAAGCTGAACATCCCGCCGATCGACTATCAGGACGCGTATTATTACGCGGAGCCGAAGCAGAAGAAGACGATCGCGTCGCTGGACGAGCTCGACCCCGAGATTCGCCGCACCTACGAAAAGCTGGGCATCCCGATCGCCGAGCAGGAAGTGCTGGCGGGCGTCGAGGGCGCGCGCAAGGTCGCGGTCGACGCGGTGTTCGACAGCGTGTCGGTCGCGACGACCTTCCGCAAGGAGCTGGAAGCGGCGGGCGTCATCTTCCGCTCGATCTCCGAGGCGATCAAGGAATATCCCGATCTGGTCCGCAAATGGCTGGGCAAGGTCGTGCCGCAGCGTGACAATTACTTCGCGACGCTCAACTCGGCGGTCTTCTCGGACGGCACCTTCGTCTACATTCCCGAAGGCGTGCGCTGCCCGATGGAGCTGTCGACCTATTTCCGCATCAATGCGGAGAATACCGGCCAGTTCGAGCGCACGCTGATCGTCGCGGACAAGGGGGCCTATGTCTCCTATCTCGAAGGCTGCACCGCGCCGATGCGCGACGAGAACCAGCTGCACGCGGCCGTCGTCGAACTGGTCGCGCTGGACGATGCCGAGATCAAATATTCGACTGTCCAGAACTGGTATCCGGGCGACGAGAATGGCGTCGGCGGCATCTACAACTTCGTCACCAAGCGCGCGCTGTGCCAGGGCAAGAACAGCAAGGTGTCGTGGACCCAGGTCGAGACCGGCTCTGCGGTGACGTGGAAATATCCGTCTTGCGTGCTGGCGGGCGACGGCTCGGTGGGCGAGTTCTACTCGGTCGCGGTCACCAACAATCGCCAGCAGGCGGATACCGGCACCAAGATGATCCATCTGGGCAAGAACACGCGGTCCACCATCGTGTCGAAGGGGATTTCGGCGGGGCGCTCGGACAATACTTATCGCGGGCTCGTCCGCGTGGCGGCGACCGCCGAGAATGTCCGCAACTTCACCCAGTGCGATAGCCTGTTGCTGGGCGACCAGTGCGGCGCGCACACCGTGCCCTATATCGAGGTGAAGAACCCCAGCGCGCAGATCGAGCATGAGGCGACGACCAGCAAGATCAGCGAGGACCAGCTCTTCTATGCGATGAGCCGTGGTCTGGACCAGGAAGCGGCGGTCGCGCTGATCGTCAACGGCTTTGCGCGCGAGGTGTTGCAGCAACTCCCGATGGAGTTCGCGGTCGAAGCGCAGAAGCTGTTGGGGATTTCGCTGGAGGGGTCGGTCGGGTGA